The following coding sequences lie in one Corynebacterium anserum genomic window:
- a CDS encoding helix-turn-helix domain-containing protein — protein MKSLPIQPSGERPALGARLRAVREQQHMTLEQMSQVTELSKGFISRVERDLTSPSVSSLLTMCQVLGISAGHLLEPTGAATVEWDKAPKVSVSEEGADVRMMTPPGNESHQVTRSILEPGSKGDPELHTFPCDEKSVHVTQGSIVIVHPEGEVTLNAGDSMVLPGTEPHTWYNPSKKEQCIILSVMVGLKA, from the coding sequence ATGAAGAGTCTTCCAATTCAGCCGTCTGGTGAACGTCCAGCATTGGGCGCTCGACTTCGGGCTGTTCGCGAGCAGCAACACATGACTCTAGAGCAGATGTCTCAGGTCACTGAGCTATCTAAAGGGTTTATCTCCCGCGTGGAGCGTGATCTAACGAGTCCCTCTGTGAGTTCATTGCTGACGATGTGTCAGGTGCTGGGCATCAGTGCTGGTCATTTACTGGAGCCAACGGGGGCGGCTACTGTTGAATGGGATAAAGCTCCGAAAGTGAGCGTGTCCGAAGAGGGGGCCGACGTTCGTATGATGACTCCACCGGGCAACGAGTCCCATCAGGTCACTCGCTCCATTCTCGAGCCCGGTTCTAAAGGCGATCCGGAGTTGCATACTTTTCCTTGCGATGAAAAGTCTGTACACGTCACCCAGGGGTCTATCGTCATCGTGCATCCTGAAGGAGAAGTTACGCTAAACGCTGGCGACTCGATGGTTCTTCCTGGGACAGAGCCGCACACATGGTACAACCCCTCCAAGAAAGAACAGTGCATTATTCTCAGCGTAATGGTGGGCTTGAAGGCATAA
- a CDS encoding DJ-1/PfpI family protein, whose amino-acid sequence MGELPLKRRVAIIIFEGFEVLDVFGPIELFSKIPDVRIDLVAERAGSVRSAQGVEVIAELGCHDLEDPDIILVPGGIGVRKLVGDSSFLSWLSDIGEQCQIVASVCTGSAVLAAAGLLEGRRATSNKLAFKWVSSLGNDITWEHQARWVEDGNRWSSAGVAAGMDMTAALIRCIFGQKAYMEVSKCVEYQPQIDSTIDPFARLYSPD is encoded by the coding sequence ATGGGAGAGTTACCACTCAAGCGGCGCGTTGCGATCATAATTTTTGAGGGATTCGAAGTTCTTGATGTATTCGGCCCCATAGAGCTCTTCAGTAAGATTCCGGACGTAAGAATTGATCTTGTGGCCGAGCGAGCTGGTTCTGTTCGGAGCGCCCAAGGCGTTGAGGTCATTGCAGAATTAGGGTGTCATGATCTTGAAGATCCTGACATTATTCTGGTTCCGGGCGGTATCGGTGTTAGGAAGCTGGTCGGAGACAGTTCGTTCCTGTCTTGGCTATCGGATATTGGAGAACAATGTCAGATAGTGGCATCGGTCTGCACTGGATCAGCAGTCTTGGCGGCGGCAGGTCTTCTAGAGGGGCGTCGAGCTACTAGTAATAAGCTCGCCTTTAAGTGGGTTTCCTCACTGGGAAACGATATTACCTGGGAGCATCAAGCCCGATGGGTAGAAGACGGTAACCGATGGTCATCAGCCGGTGTTGCAGCCGGCATGGATATGACCGCCGCGCTGATTCGGTGCATTTTTGGTCAGAAAGCTTACATGGAAGTATCCAAGTGTGTCGAGTATCAACCACAAATTGATAGCACCATCGATCCTTTCGCGAGGCTCTACAGTCCAGACTAG
- a CDS encoding DUF485 domain-containing protein, with amino-acid sequence MSQPSPSMQRHTPTPQEFVAAQQSAEFQELRSKQRGFTFPLTVAGIVWFVIYILTAMYTPDFFGHAVFGNVNIGILFGFAQFVTTFLITWLYVNYSNKNLEPRARAIRESLEGSPHAASHNPNAQA; translated from the coding sequence TTGAGCCAGCCGTCACCGTCTATGCAGCGGCATACCCCCACTCCTCAAGAATTCGTAGCAGCACAGCAATCCGCCGAATTCCAGGAACTCCGCTCTAAGCAGCGCGGATTCACCTTCCCACTCACCGTCGCCGGTATTGTGTGGTTCGTTATTTACATCCTCACCGCGATGTACACTCCAGATTTCTTCGGACATGCGGTGTTCGGCAACGTGAACATCGGCATTCTCTTCGGATTCGCCCAGTTCGTCACCACGTTCCTCATCACCTGGCTATACGTGAACTACTCCAACAAGAACTTGGAGCCGCGCGCCCGCGCGATCCGCGAGTCTCTCGAAGGCTCCCCGCACGCTGCTTCCCACAACCCCAACGCACAGGCATAA
- a CDS encoding MFS transporter, with protein MSELEQGAARGSVREAKEPIFTFTFVMAWVINFSQYLILYLLITTMALYAVKEFAASNATSGLASSAFVIGATIARMFAGYLVDRLGNRLMMLCGVIVAVVSCAAYIPIHSLGVFIVVRGVHGIGYAVVSTATMALAQALIPSGRRAEGTGYFALGSTLATAVGPALGLWIVGSFSYSVLFASALGASIIGGVLSLLVMRGQSAEVASEKAEEKPSESNGAGEDYPETEREQHDEQRAQPKLTLRSMMHPNVVPIGVFMLIVGCCYAGIITYLNSYGEDRDVASGAGLFFVAYAVVMMLGRFYLGRLQDEKGDNIVVYMGLVSFALALVLLGVAQTDWQVMLAGALTGLGYGSLMPAAQAISVRLVPMSEMGTGISTLFLLLDVGVAFGPIALGYLVSAVGFGVMYEVLAAVVLLAGVWYFFIHGRRHQPKLGIAH; from the coding sequence GTGAGTGAGCTAGAGCAGGGTGCCGCACGTGGTTCAGTGAGGGAAGCGAAAGAACCGATCTTCACCTTCACGTTCGTGATGGCATGGGTTATCAACTTCAGCCAGTACCTTATTCTCTACTTGCTGATCACTACGATGGCGCTTTATGCGGTGAAGGAATTTGCGGCGTCTAATGCGACCAGCGGACTAGCCTCTAGTGCTTTTGTTATCGGTGCGACTATTGCGCGCATGTTTGCGGGATATTTGGTGGATCGGTTGGGTAACCGTCTGATGATGCTGTGTGGAGTGATCGTTGCAGTCGTCTCTTGTGCGGCGTACATTCCAATACATTCCCTCGGCGTATTTATTGTTGTCCGAGGGGTTCACGGCATAGGCTATGCGGTGGTCAGTACGGCCACTATGGCCTTAGCTCAAGCCTTGATTCCTAGTGGGCGCCGCGCAGAAGGTACGGGTTATTTCGCTCTGGGCTCCACTTTGGCAACTGCTGTTGGCCCAGCTTTGGGGTTGTGGATCGTTGGTTCTTTTTCATATTCGGTGCTGTTCGCTAGTGCGTTGGGTGCCTCCATCATTGGAGGTGTGTTGTCGCTGCTGGTAATGCGCGGCCAAAGTGCGGAGGTGGCGTCGGAGAAAGCAGAAGAAAAGCCTTCAGAGAGTAACGGCGCCGGAGAAGACTACCCGGAGACTGAAAGAGAGCAGCATGATGAGCAGCGTGCTCAACCGAAGCTCACACTGCGCTCCATGATGCATCCGAATGTGGTGCCGATTGGCGTATTCATGTTGATCGTTGGCTGCTGCTACGCGGGAATCATCACGTACTTGAATTCATATGGTGAGGATCGGGATGTGGCATCGGGTGCGGGGTTGTTTTTCGTTGCCTACGCCGTGGTGATGATGCTTGGCCGTTTCTATCTTGGGCGTTTGCAGGATGAAAAGGGTGACAACATTGTTGTCTATATGGGGCTTGTGAGCTTCGCTCTTGCCTTGGTTTTGCTGGGTGTAGCGCAGACGGATTGGCAGGTGATGCTTGCGGGTGCGCTGACCGGCTTGGGTTACGGTTCTTTGATGCCGGCGGCGCAGGCTATTTCGGTACGTCTGGTGCCTATGTCTGAGATGGGTACGGGTATTTCCACTCTGTTTCTCTTGCTGGATGTGGGAGTGGCGTTTGGGCCGATTGCGCTGGGGTATCTCGTTAGCGCCGTGGGCTTTGGGGTGATGTATGAGGTCCTCGCTGCAGTGGTTCTGCTTGCTGGAGTGTGGTACTTCTTCATTCACGGACGACGCCACCAACCGAAGCTAGGCATCGCTCACTAA
- a CDS encoding 3'(2'),5'-bisphosphate nucleotidase CysQ — translation MTADLNDATLALRLAQGTGEILKGVRNVGLLRGTTLGDAGDTLAQDWIERCLHLHRPDDGMLSEEAADTPERLNKDRVWIIDPLDGTREFASGRQDWAVHIALAENGTITQSAVGMPDLGKVFHTNEVRAVDGPKTNRLVVSRNSPPDIGEFLAHELGMELVTMGSCGAKTVSVILGDNDAYVHAGGQYEWDNAAPVGVAQASGLHTTRLDGSRPTYNNKSPYLPDLLICRPDIAEPLLAAAAKYKQEHGSFGE, via the coding sequence ATGACGGCTGATCTCAATGATGCAACGCTCGCTCTGCGCCTGGCACAAGGCACCGGCGAAATCCTCAAAGGCGTACGCAACGTGGGCTTACTGCGCGGCACTACCCTAGGCGACGCAGGTGACACGCTCGCTCAAGATTGGATCGAACGATGCTTACATTTGCACCGCCCGGATGACGGCATGCTCTCTGAAGAAGCTGCAGACACCCCGGAGCGTCTGAACAAAGACCGGGTGTGGATCATTGACCCGCTGGACGGCACCCGCGAGTTTGCTTCCGGCCGCCAGGATTGGGCAGTGCACATCGCTTTGGCAGAAAATGGCACCATCACCCAGTCCGCTGTCGGCATGCCGGACCTTGGGAAGGTGTTCCACACCAATGAAGTACGAGCTGTTGACGGCCCAAAGACGAACCGTCTAGTTGTCAGCCGTAACTCTCCTCCAGATATTGGGGAATTTCTTGCTCACGAACTGGGTATGGAACTCGTGACCATGGGTTCTTGTGGAGCCAAGACGGTCTCCGTGATTCTCGGCGACAATGATGCGTATGTTCATGCTGGCGGCCAATATGAGTGGGATAACGCAGCACCAGTTGGTGTGGCTCAGGCGTCCGGCTTGCATACCACCCGCCTGGATGGTTCACGCCCAACGTACAACAACAAGTCACCATACCTTCCTGACTTGCTGATATGCCGGCCTGATATTGCAGAACCCCTGCTCGCTGCGGCCGCCAAGTATAAGCAAGAACACGGCAGTTTCGGGGAATGA
- a CDS encoding aldo/keto reductase yields MEPMHIDLNDGNKIPQIGLGVWELDGEACYNSVREAIKTGYRHVDTAKVYGNEDAVGRAIADAIADGEITREDIFVTTKLWNDDQENVEQALDQSLQRLGMDYVDLYLLHWPCPQHGKYVAAWEEMIAAQQSGKARSIGVCNFYRDVLEEIIEKTGHTPSINQIEIHPAFSQPEQREDNAAKGIATEAWSPLGRGTNLSDPRIQKIANNHGVSAAQAIIRWHIQRGDVVIPRSSKPERVRENFQVWDFSLTPDEVTAIEAMDAADGRIGPDPLSFHVGTPKA; encoded by the coding sequence ATGGAACCTATGCATATTGATCTCAATGACGGCAATAAAATCCCTCAAATTGGCTTGGGAGTCTGGGAACTTGATGGTGAGGCCTGCTACAACTCTGTTCGAGAGGCGATAAAGACTGGTTATCGACATGTGGATACAGCCAAGGTTTATGGCAATGAAGATGCTGTGGGGCGCGCGATAGCTGACGCCATTGCTGACGGTGAGATCACCCGTGAAGATATTTTTGTGACGACCAAGCTCTGGAATGACGATCAAGAAAACGTGGAGCAAGCGTTGGATCAGTCGCTACAGCGCCTGGGCATGGATTACGTCGATTTGTATCTCCTCCACTGGCCGTGCCCTCAGCATGGCAAGTATGTGGCAGCGTGGGAAGAGATGATAGCTGCGCAGCAATCAGGTAAGGCCCGTTCAATCGGAGTGTGTAATTTCTACCGCGACGTCCTAGAGGAGATCATCGAGAAGACTGGTCACACTCCGTCGATTAACCAAATCGAGATTCATCCCGCGTTTAGTCAACCCGAACAGCGTGAGGACAATGCTGCTAAGGGGATAGCAACTGAAGCGTGGTCTCCGCTCGGAAGAGGAACTAACCTCTCCGACCCGCGCATACAGAAGATTGCGAATAATCACGGGGTTAGTGCGGCTCAAGCTATTATCCGCTGGCATATCCAGCGAGGTGACGTAGTCATTCCTCGTAGTTCCAAGCCGGAACGTGTGCGGGAGAATTTCCAAGTATGGGATTTCAGCTTGACCCCAGATGAAGTGACGGCCATTGAGGCGATGGATGCGGCTGATGGTCGTATAGGGCCGGATCCACTGTCTTTTCACGTGGGTACGCCGAAAGCGTAA
- a CDS encoding dihydrofolate reductase: MGTSNNSSRADYPDLYHATLRQLIGHDVEVAMIWAQTTDRVIGDGTDMPWYLPEDLAHFKKSTEGYPVVMGRTSWEALEEPYQPLPKRENFVVTSDADYDAPGGHVHTNLPEAIAAAARWMDENRSEALSNTVWILGGGTVYQQCLPVADRIVVTEIEMTAPERFRVVAPEIPQDQFDFTATEWMTSRKGHAVDDAAPLRYRICVWTRKPQSS; the protein is encoded by the coding sequence ATGGGCACGAGCAATAACAGCTCACGCGCGGATTACCCGGATCTTTACCACGCCACTTTGCGCCAGCTGATCGGCCACGATGTGGAAGTTGCCATGATTTGGGCTCAAACCACGGACCGGGTAATTGGTGATGGCACCGACATGCCGTGGTATCTCCCCGAGGATCTCGCACATTTCAAGAAATCCACGGAAGGCTACCCGGTGGTGATGGGACGTACGTCGTGGGAGGCTCTGGAAGAGCCCTACCAGCCTTTGCCAAAGCGTGAAAATTTTGTGGTGACCTCCGACGCAGACTATGACGCACCCGGAGGTCACGTGCACACCAACCTGCCTGAGGCGATTGCAGCTGCGGCCCGGTGGATGGATGAGAACCGATCGGAAGCGCTCAGCAACACCGTATGGATATTGGGTGGAGGCACTGTTTATCAGCAGTGCCTGCCGGTAGCGGATCGCATCGTGGTAACTGAGATTGAGATGACCGCGCCAGAGAGGTTCCGCGTGGTCGCTCCCGAAATTCCACAGGATCAGTTCGACTTCACCGCGACGGAATGGATGACCTCCCGCAAGGGTCACGCGGTGGACGATGCAGCTCCCCTGCGCTATCGCATATGCGTGTGGACAAGAAAGCCTCAGTCTAGTTAA
- a CDS encoding helix-turn-helix transcriptional regulator has translation MAAKKKPSHPIFNRIRVLRAERDMSRVELADLVGVNPQTIGALQQGDHSPSLDLAFRICDIFSLPVEAVFSREKFTPMSQEMYKR, from the coding sequence ATGGCAGCAAAGAAAAAGCCATCGCACCCCATCTTCAATCGGATACGGGTTCTTCGAGCAGAACGAGATATGTCACGCGTTGAACTTGCGGACCTCGTGGGAGTTAACCCCCAAACCATCGGCGCTTTGCAGCAAGGAGACCACAGCCCGAGTCTGGATCTAGCATTCAGAATCTGCGATATTTTCAGTCTTCCAGTTGAAGCTGTGTTCAGCCGTGAAAAATTCACACCAATGAGCCAGGAGATGTACAAACGATGA
- a CDS encoding ABC transporter ATP-binding protein — protein sequence MEALHIDHLNKSYGDHHVLTDMTLSVHPGEIYGFVGSNGAGKSTTMRIALGVLSADSGEVRIGNQKMNDDLRRRIGYMPEERGLYAKERLGDQLAFFGRLHGMDKDASQKSAESLLERLGLAERRNNKLDELSLGNQQRVQLAASLIHNPDLLILDEPFSGLDPVAVNVMSELLQERSAAGVPILFSSHQLDLVQRLCDRVGIITRGHMKAEGEVQELRNRGPIRYNIATPSRGWYPTWARIISETDSVILEVDSEDRDQELLHAALAAGPVHSFTRRIPDLTELFQEVVQS from the coding sequence ATGGAAGCCCTCCACATCGACCACCTCAACAAAAGCTACGGTGACCACCACGTACTCACCGACATGACGCTCAGCGTCCACCCCGGGGAGATCTACGGCTTCGTAGGATCTAACGGCGCGGGAAAATCCACCACGATGCGCATCGCTCTCGGTGTGCTCAGCGCCGATTCTGGCGAAGTGCGCATCGGGAATCAGAAAATGAACGATGACCTCCGCCGGCGCATCGGATACATGCCAGAAGAACGCGGTCTCTACGCGAAGGAACGGCTGGGAGATCAACTGGCTTTCTTCGGACGTCTGCACGGCATGGACAAAGACGCCTCTCAGAAAAGCGCCGAAAGTTTGCTCGAACGCCTTGGCCTAGCTGAACGACGCAACAATAAACTCGACGAATTATCCCTAGGAAACCAACAGAGAGTGCAGCTAGCGGCTTCGTTGATACACAATCCTGATCTGCTCATTCTGGATGAGCCATTCTCTGGCTTAGACCCCGTGGCGGTGAACGTGATGAGTGAACTGCTACAAGAACGCTCTGCAGCCGGCGTACCTATCCTCTTCAGTTCACACCAACTCGACCTCGTACAGCGGCTGTGCGACCGCGTAGGCATCATTACCCGAGGCCACATGAAAGCCGAAGGTGAAGTGCAAGAACTACGCAATCGTGGGCCGATTCGCTACAACATAGCTACTCCATCACGTGGATGGTACCCGACATGGGCTCGCATAATATCCGAAACCGACAGTGTGATCCTTGAGGTTGATTCTGAAGACCGTGACCAAGAACTACTTCACGCTGCTCTCGCCGCCGGCCCTGTCCACTCCTTCACCCGCCGAATCCCCGACCTCACCGAACTATTTCAGGAGGTAGTCCAGTCATGA
- a CDS encoding enoyl-CoA hydratase, producing the protein MNVRISRHGDVTVITLNKPAKRNALDADFAREIAAAVRDASAGESAEDRQARAILLRAEGPAFCAGADLSGGVYGDDFWGSLMDMLESIVTSPLPVIADVQGPAVGAGCQLIMACDLRLFGEDAVCWIPVAQHAFALDSWTITRAKELLGGAIARNLLIGGAKIGVEQALTQGFALKKAVVTEAVDEPLEFAQNIAALAPLSIEHSKRVLNHADPTNDQALTEMFEDVWRSHDAQEARIARLQQRPPKFRGR; encoded by the coding sequence ATGAATGTTCGTATCTCCCGTCATGGTGACGTTACAGTCATCACGTTGAACAAACCCGCTAAACGTAATGCGCTGGATGCAGATTTTGCACGGGAGATCGCGGCAGCTGTTCGCGACGCATCCGCTGGGGAGTCTGCCGAAGACCGCCAGGCGAGAGCCATTCTGTTGCGTGCCGAAGGTCCAGCCTTTTGCGCTGGGGCTGATTTGTCCGGAGGTGTCTATGGGGATGACTTTTGGGGATCGTTGATGGACATGTTGGAATCCATTGTTACAAGTCCCCTGCCAGTGATAGCTGATGTGCAAGGTCCCGCTGTGGGGGCTGGTTGTCAACTCATAATGGCATGCGACTTGCGGTTATTTGGTGAGGATGCGGTGTGCTGGATCCCTGTCGCGCAGCATGCTTTTGCACTGGATTCCTGGACTATCACGCGAGCCAAGGAACTGTTGGGTGGCGCGATCGCGCGAAACTTACTGATCGGTGGGGCGAAGATCGGTGTGGAGCAGGCTTTAACGCAAGGGTTTGCTTTGAAAAAAGCGGTCGTTACAGAAGCAGTGGATGAACCGCTAGAGTTCGCGCAGAACATTGCGGCTCTTGCGCCTTTGAGCATCGAACATTCGAAGCGGGTGCTCAATCATGCAGATCCGACCAATGATCAGGCGCTGACGGAGATGTTTGAGGACGTGTGGCGCAGCCACGATGCACAAGAAGCTCGCATCGCGAGACTTCAGCAAAGGCCACCAAAGTTCCGCGGACGTTAG
- a CDS encoding class I SAM-dependent methyltransferase: MSQYIHGHDAAQKTHAARTAEDSAAFLLPHLDKHTILADIGCGPGSITLDLARHIESLGGLAEQVTGVDTASEAVSCANTAAARAHLPVTFVQASGTSLPFDDNSIDVAFLAQVLHHVPDPTAVLKECARVVKPGGIIASREVDYGAMLWYPPHPGLTRWRAIFSSVAALNGTQPNAGRHLPLWFRRASLTDTTVTSSNWVYSNKADCVQLATSWASRTQEEAYVLQAAHALGDVQEGTPGKPVAGDITHAAIKQIAEGWHEWANAPGALFMMPHIEVIARIPSDLDN; the protein is encoded by the coding sequence ATGTCCCAGTACATCCATGGTCACGATGCAGCGCAAAAAACTCACGCAGCTCGCACCGCTGAGGATTCTGCCGCTTTCCTCCTGCCTCATCTCGACAAACACACAATTCTCGCCGACATTGGGTGCGGTCCAGGTTCTATTACCCTCGATCTGGCACGCCACATTGAATCGCTGGGAGGTCTGGCTGAGCAAGTAACTGGCGTCGATACTGCATCCGAGGCTGTGTCATGTGCCAATACTGCCGCAGCTCGTGCCCATTTACCTGTCACATTTGTCCAAGCAAGCGGCACCTCACTCCCCTTTGATGACAATTCGATCGACGTGGCCTTTCTAGCCCAGGTTCTCCACCACGTTCCGGATCCCACCGCTGTGCTCAAAGAATGTGCTCGAGTAGTGAAACCGGGTGGCATCATCGCCTCACGCGAGGTCGATTACGGAGCAATGCTTTGGTATCCGCCACATCCCGGGTTGACCCGCTGGCGCGCGATTTTCAGTAGTGTTGCCGCTCTCAACGGCACGCAGCCCAACGCAGGTCGCCACCTTCCCCTATGGTTCCGCCGAGCTTCCTTAACGGATACCACCGTTACATCCTCCAACTGGGTCTACAGCAACAAAGCTGATTGTGTTCAATTGGCAACATCGTGGGCATCCCGCACACAGGAAGAGGCCTATGTTTTACAAGCCGCACACGCTCTTGGAGATGTGCAAGAAGGTACGCCAGGAAAACCTGTAGCCGGTGACATCACACACGCCGCTATTAAGCAGATCGCCGAAGGCTGGCATGAATGGGCTAACGCTCCCGGCGCGCTATTCATGATGCCCCATATCGAGGTCATTGCCCGTATTCCTAGCGATCTCGACAACTAG
- a CDS encoding thymidylate synthase has translation MAAPGSAFSHSSASTPGSIPTPYEDLLREILATGMHKDDRTGTGTTSLFARQIRYDLSDSFPLITTKSVHIKSVVGELLWFLRGDSNVTWLQDNGIRIWNEWADDNGDLGPVYGAQWRSWPTPDGQHIDQIALALDMLKNNPDSRRNIVSAWNVSELSKMALPPCHLLFQLYVADGKLSCQLYQRSADMFLGVPFNIASYSLLTHMFAQQAGLDVGEFIWTGGDCHIYDNHIDQVKLQLSRQPRPYPQLELTKAADMFSYGFDDINFTGYDPHPVIKGKVSV, from the coding sequence GTGGCCGCTCCTGGTTCTGCGTTCTCCCATAGTTCAGCGAGCACCCCTGGTTCTATACCCACCCCATACGAAGACCTTCTTCGCGAAATTCTAGCAACCGGCATGCACAAGGATGACCGCACGGGAACCGGCACCACCAGCCTTTTTGCCCGTCAAATCCGTTACGACCTATCTGATTCTTTCCCCCTAATCACCACTAAATCCGTGCATATTAAGTCTGTCGTCGGTGAGCTTCTGTGGTTCCTGAGGGGCGATTCTAACGTAACGTGGCTGCAGGATAACGGCATCCGCATTTGGAATGAGTGGGCGGATGACAATGGTGACTTGGGCCCCGTCTATGGCGCTCAGTGGCGCAGCTGGCCCACTCCTGATGGCCAACATATCGACCAAATCGCCCTGGCTTTGGACATGCTGAAGAATAATCCAGATTCTCGACGCAACATCGTCTCCGCCTGGAACGTCAGCGAACTATCCAAGATGGCTTTACCTCCGTGCCATCTGCTCTTTCAGCTCTACGTCGCTGACGGCAAGCTAAGCTGCCAGCTTTATCAGCGTTCCGCGGATATGTTCTTGGGCGTCCCTTTCAACATCGCCAGCTATTCCTTGTTGACGCACATGTTTGCCCAGCAAGCAGGTCTAGATGTCGGCGAATTCATTTGGACTGGTGGCGACTGCCACATCTATGACAATCACATTGACCAGGTGAAGCTACAGCTATCCCGCCAACCGCGGCCTTACCCCCAACTTGAGCTCACAAAAGCTGCGGATATGTTCAGCTACGGCTTTGACGACATCAACTTCACAGGCTACGACCCACATCCAGTAATCAAGGGAAAGGTATCGGTTTAA
- a CDS encoding solute symporter family protein → MNLNVLAAEAPSAGNPILNITVFIAFIIVTMTIVTKAAKKPQKSAGDFYTGGAQFSGTQNGLAIAGDYLSAASFLGIVGAIALTGYDGFLYSIGFFVAWLLALLLVAEPLRNTGKFTMADVLSFRLRQRPVRVAAAFSTLGVSLFYLIAQMAGAGALVSVLLDIHGKFGQAIVVVIVGIVMIAYVLIGGMKGTTIVQMIKAVLLCGGVIIMTIIIFITVKGNFSELLQQAVNSHGGNTAILEPGMKYGKNAVSRLDFIALGLSLALGVAGLPHVLMRFYTVPTAKEARKSVTWAIVLIGGFYLLTLFLGYAAAAWVGPDRIKASPGGANSAAPLLALELAGPIFMALISAVAFATVLAVVAGLTITASASVAHDLYHSVIRNGESTEEEQVRVSRMTVVAIGVVAIVLGVLAMEQNVAFLVSLAFCIAASANVPTILFSLYWKKFNTTGAVASLTVGLVSALVLIFFSPAVSGSETAMIPGADFAWFPMTNPGLVSIPLGFLAGIIGTFIGKPDNLNELQAEMEVRSLTGVGVEAPVDH, encoded by the coding sequence ATGAACCTCAATGTCCTGGCTGCTGAAGCTCCTTCCGCAGGCAATCCGATTCTCAACATCACGGTATTCATCGCATTCATCATTGTGACGATGACAATCGTGACCAAAGCGGCGAAGAAACCACAGAAGTCCGCAGGTGATTTCTACACCGGCGGTGCACAATTCTCCGGTACGCAAAATGGTCTCGCTATCGCCGGCGACTACCTCTCCGCCGCATCCTTCCTAGGTATTGTGGGCGCGATCGCCCTCACCGGCTACGACGGATTCCTCTACTCCATCGGCTTCTTCGTCGCATGGCTTCTAGCTCTGCTGCTGGTAGCCGAGCCTCTGCGCAACACGGGTAAATTCACCATGGCCGACGTGTTGTCGTTCCGTCTGCGGCAACGCCCCGTGCGCGTCGCTGCAGCTTTCTCCACCCTCGGTGTTTCCCTGTTCTATCTGATTGCCCAGATGGCTGGCGCTGGAGCGCTCGTATCCGTACTCCTCGATATTCATGGAAAGTTCGGCCAGGCAATCGTCGTGGTTATCGTGGGTATCGTGATGATCGCTTACGTCCTCATCGGCGGCATGAAGGGCACCACCATCGTGCAGATGATCAAGGCAGTACTCCTCTGCGGTGGCGTGATCATCATGACCATCATCATCTTCATCACCGTGAAGGGTAACTTCTCCGAACTGTTGCAGCAGGCCGTGAACTCCCACGGTGGCAATACCGCCATCCTGGAACCAGGGATGAAGTACGGCAAGAACGCAGTATCCCGTCTAGACTTCATCGCCCTTGGTCTCTCCCTCGCTCTCGGCGTGGCTGGTTTGCCTCACGTGCTGATGCGCTTCTACACCGTTCCTACTGCAAAGGAAGCACGCAAGTCCGTGACTTGGGCTATCGTCCTGATCGGCGGCTTCTACCTGCTCACCCTGTTCCTTGGCTACGCTGCGGCTGCTTGGGTCGGCCCTGACCGCATCAAGGCATCCCCAGGCGGTGCGAACTCAGCTGCGCCTCTGCTCGCCCTGGAGCTAGCAGGTCCCATCTTCATGGCTCTGATTTCCGCCGTGGCATTCGCTACCGTTCTTGCCGTGGTGGCTGGTCTGACAATTACCGCTTCCGCTTCCGTAGCTCACGACCTCTACCACTCCGTGATTCGCAACGGTGAATCCACTGAGGAAGAACAGGTTCGTGTATCGCGCATGACTGTGGTTGCCATCGGCGTTGTAGCGATCGTCCTGGGCGTGCTGGCAATGGAACAAAACGTTGCATTCCTAGTATCTCTGGCCTTCTGTATCGCTGCGTCGGCAAACGTTCCTACCATCTTGTTCTCCCTGTACTGGAAGAAGTTCAACACCACCGGCGCCGTTGCTTCGCTCACCGTGGGCCTGGTTTCCGCACTGGTTCTGATCTTCTTCTCACCTGCAGTATCCGGCTCCGAGACTGCGATGATCCCGGGAGCAGACTTCGCCTGGTTCCCAATGACAAACCCAGGTCTGGTTTCCATCCCACTGGGCTTCCTCGCTGGCATCATCGGTACCTTCATCGGTAAGCCAGACAACCTCAACGAGCTACAGGCCGAAATGGAGGTTCGCTCCCTCACCGGTGTCGGTGTTGAAGCTCCCGTCGACCACTAA